A stretch of the Desmospora activa DSM 45169 genome encodes the following:
- a CDS encoding purine-cytosine permease family protein, with the protein MDQQQKKLSFGLFDLFSEDYAREPVPLSKRVHWMYLFMIWMAMGVDLAAFYLGAAFSQGNDLLPVILAIVGGSMILMPIAFCSGWIGASTGLSFAMIARKFLGRFGAIIVLLVILANNIGWFGVQIGFFGEAASATLAEWVGIEIAPLWWMILGGILMTLTAAWGFKAISNLSALTVPLMVGLLISLIFASIFTDLTITPPIGGDEGMPIGLIVSLVAGAWMVGSIAATPDVARFAKNKIQAGLSCAFGIGIGNSLTAIIAVILYFITGADNVVDVMFRIGGGGIALLIMMMATWTSNDNALYSSGLALTGMMRNIPKSALTIWAGLIGTVVGVLGIYDNLTTFLFILTPLIAPVGGILYVDYFLLNNHKYKMAFVRQDNPPMFKPLVLTVWALATLLTFCTTPSGEGGFGIFNFTTIPVLDGIIFSTVLYYIFGKTQQLVQNRTEDKKTSAA; encoded by the coding sequence TTGGATCAACAACAGAAAAAATTGTCTTTTGGCTTGTTCGACCTTTTCAGTGAAGATTACGCTCGGGAACCAGTTCCTCTTTCGAAACGAGTTCATTGGATGTATCTCTTTATGATTTGGATGGCGATGGGTGTAGACTTGGCCGCTTTTTATTTGGGTGCTGCTTTTAGCCAGGGAAATGATTTATTACCAGTCATTTTGGCTATTGTTGGCGGGTCGATGATTCTGATGCCTATCGCTTTTTGCTCGGGATGGATTGGCGCATCCACTGGCTTAAGTTTTGCCATGATCGCCCGGAAGTTCTTGGGTCGCTTTGGAGCCATCATCGTATTGCTGGTTATTCTAGCAAACAACATTGGATGGTTTGGTGTTCAGATCGGCTTTTTTGGGGAAGCTGCATCTGCGACACTAGCCGAATGGGTGGGAATCGAAATCGCCCCCCTGTGGTGGATGATCTTGGGTGGCATCCTAATGACTCTCACCGCAGCCTGGGGCTTTAAAGCAATTTCGAACCTGAGTGCCCTAACTGTTCCTCTTATGGTTGGGCTGTTGATCAGCTTAATTTTTGCTTCTATCTTTACGGACCTCACGATTACTCCCCCTATTGGAGGAGATGAAGGGATGCCGATCGGTCTCATTGTTTCTTTGGTCGCTGGAGCATGGATGGTGGGTTCCATTGCCGCGACCCCAGATGTGGCCCGTTTTGCAAAAAATAAGATTCAAGCAGGGTTATCTTGCGCATTTGGAATCGGCATAGGAAATTCTCTAACAGCAATAATCGCGGTGATTTTGTATTTCATCACTGGTGCTGATAACGTGGTGGATGTGATGTTTAGGATTGGAGGGGGTGGGATCGCGCTTCTCATCATGATGATGGCTACATGGACATCAAATGACAACGCTTTGTATTCAAGTGGTTTAGCACTGACAGGGATGATGCGAAACATTCCTAAATCTGCGTTGACCATTTGGGCTGGTCTGATCGGTACCGTGGTTGGAGTTTTGGGGATATATGATAATCTGACCACTTTTCTATTTATTCTAACCCCATTGATTGCACCTGTTGGCGGGATTCTATACGTGGACTACTTCTTGCTCAACAATCACAAGTACAAGATGGCATTTGTTCGTCAGGATAACCCCCCCATGTTTAAACCATTAGTTTTGACCGTTTGGGCATTGGCAACATTGTTAACCTTTTGTACTACCCCTAGCGGTGAAGGTGGATTTGGAATTTTTAATTTCACGACGATCCCAGTTTTAGATGGAATTATTTTCTCCACTGTTCTATATTATATCTTCGGAAAGACTCAACAACTCGTGCAAAATCGGACGGAAGATAAAAAGACTTCTGCGGCATAA
- a CDS encoding NucA/NucB deoxyribonuclease domain-containing protein, which translates to MMVGMMVACDGSEIEAILDALEADQPVSYEVNSEEYDETLLFPTERYPETGAHIRDAIVDGHSDVCTIDRDGADGRREESLAGVPTKPGYDRDEWPMAACAEGGEGASVRHIDPSDNRGAGSWVGNQISDYPDGTKVKFIVE; encoded by the coding sequence ATGATGGTCGGGATGATGGTGGCATGTGACGGATCTGAGATTGAGGCAATTTTGGATGCCTTAGAGGCCGATCAACCGGTTTCATATGAAGTAAATTCCGAAGAGTACGACGAAACCTTACTCTTTCCCACAGAGCGATATCCTGAAACGGGAGCACATATCCGCGATGCTATCGTGGATGGACATTCCGATGTTTGCACAATTGACCGTGATGGGGCAGATGGGCGCCGTGAGGAGTCCCTGGCTGGTGTACCGACAAAACCTGGCTATGACAGGGATGAATGGCCCATGGCCGCTTGCGCGGAGGGGGGAGAAGGGGCTTCTGTACGCCACATCGACCCCTCTGACAATCGCGGTGCGGGTTCCTGGGTCGGGAATCAGATTAGTGATTATCCGGACGGCACTAAAGTAAAATTTATCGTTGAGTGA